A segment of the Leptospira hartskeerlii genome:
AAACTACCTGTGCACGTAAAAACTAAAACAGGTCTACGGCCGGTGCCGTCCGAAAGTTTTCCCCAAATAGGTGAGAATAAAAATTGAAGTATAGAATATAAACTGGCTACGATCCCGCCGAAGAGCGCTACAAAAAGTTTCCAGTCACTTGTTCTTCCGTCCAAAATGCGGGAAGTCCAACCGGCTAAAAGGTCCAAGACAGGATCACCCGCTTGGGCCAGGAAATGATTTAGCGTTTCTGGAAAGATAGGGAAGATGAGAGAAAATCCCATCATGTCAATGAAGACTGTAAGTATTAATATGAAGGATTGTTTCCTCATCACGAATGGCCTGAATAAGATGAGGCCTAGTATCCGGGACCCGCTTTCTTTGTCCCGAATTTTTCTAAGGAATAGCTTTTATCAAGTTTTCCGAATTTTATTTTTTAGTGAGCTTTTTCAGCTCTTCTAAAGCGGACTTAGCCTTTGCTTTAAATTCTTCCGGAAGAGCCTCGTCAATTTGTAGGGAAATTTTTTCGAAATTCTCTTTGAGTTGGCTGATCACTGCCTTAGAACTTTCGTTCGCGCCGAGTAGTTTATCCTGAGCGTCCCCCACAGTTTTCTGGATCAGGTCCCTGAGCCTATTTGCTTGTTCCGATTGGTTTAGGGCTCCCTTTGTCTTCAGATCCTGGTAGGCATGGTCCAGATCGGAAAGGCTTTGTTTTAGTTTATCTTCTCCGGATTGAAATAATGCGATTCCGGCATTTAGGATGTCCATTAGAGATTTTTCCATGATTGTTGCTCCAAGGGAACCAAGGATACAAAAGGAAAGCACTTAGGTCCAGTATGTTCGTAGTAAAAATCCGATTTTTTGCGGATTTGAAAAGAAATTAGGAGGGATTTTCCAGAAGTTTGCGGATCTGATCTCTGATCTTTGCAGCTGTCTCGTAATCTTCCGCTTTTAGAGCATTATC
Coding sequences within it:
- a CDS encoding phasin-related domain-containing protein, giving the protein MEKSLMDILNAGIALFQSGEDKLKQSLSDLDHAYQDLKTKGALNQSEQANRLRDLIQKTVGDAQDKLLGANESSKAVISQLKENFEKISLQIDEALPEEFKAKAKSALEELKKLTKK